Proteins encoded within one genomic window of Ovis aries strain OAR_USU_Benz2616 breed Rambouillet chromosome 1, ARS-UI_Ramb_v3.0, whole genome shotgun sequence:
- the LOC101106226 gene encoding olfactory receptor 9S13-like produces MLPQGNRNLSMMSLQEFVLEGFEGGPQTQALLFALFLALYVVAVLGNLAMMVVITLDARLHSPMYFFLKNLSFVDLCYLSVIYPKALANTVSSSKVITFEGCIIQFFFFSLMGATEAFLLAVMAYDRFVAICSPLRYPISMRPSVCACLVLGCYCGGCLNSILQASFTFSLPFCSSNHIDHFFCDVPPLLKLACADTTINELVMFGLCGLIIVGTTLVVLTSYGYITVTILRMPSGGGRHKLFSTCGSHMTAVSLFYGTLFVMYAQPGAVASMEQGKVVSVFYTLVIPMLNPLIYSLRNKDVKDALRRLGQRHTAT; encoded by the coding sequence ATGTTACCCCAAGGAAACAGAAACCTCTCAATGATGTCTCTGCAGGAGTTTGTGCTGGAGGGCTTTGAGGGTGGTCCGCAGACCCAGGCCCTGCTGTTTGCTCTGTTCCTGGCCCTGTACGTGGTGGCCGTCCTGGGGAACCTCGCCATGATGGTGGTCATCACCCTGGATGCCCGTCTGCACTCCCCAATGTACTTCTTCCTCAAGAACCTCTCCTTTGTGGACCTGTGTTACTTGTCTGTCATCTACCCCAAGGCCCTGGCCAACACTGTATCTTCCTCCAAGGTCATCACGTTTGAGGGATGTAtcattcagtttttctttttctctctaatGGGTGCCACTGAGGCATTCCTCTTGGccgtgatggcctatgaccgcttcgTGGCCATCTGCAGCCCCCTGCGCTACCCCATCTCCATGCGCCCCTCGGTCTGTGCCTGCCTGGTGCTGGGCTGCTACTGCGGGGGCTGCCTCAACTCCATCCTGCAGGCCAGCTTCACATTCAGCCTCCCGTTCTGCAGCTCCAACCACATTGACCACTTCTTCTGTGATGTGCCGCCTCTGCTCAAGCTTGCCTGTGCTGACACTACCATCAATGAGCTGGTCATGTTTGGCCTTTGTGGTCTCATCATCGTGGGCACCACACTCGTGGTCCTCACCTCCTATGGCTACATCACCGTGACCATCCTGAGGATGCCCTCAGGAGGAGGGAGGCACAAGCTCTTCTCCACCTGTGGCTCCCACATGACAGCCGTGTCCCTCTTTTATGGGACCCTTTTTGTCATGTACGCCCAGCCGGGAGCTGTGGCGTCCATGGAGCAGGGCAAGGTGGTCTCTGTCTTCTACACCCTGGTCATCCCGATGCTCAACCCCCTCATCTACAGCCTGAGAAACAAGGACGTGAAGGATGCCCTGCGGAGACTGGGGCAGAGACACACAGCCACGTGA